One region of Carcharodon carcharias isolate sCarCar2 chromosome 21, sCarCar2.pri, whole genome shotgun sequence genomic DNA includes:
- the LOC121292969 gene encoding THAP domain-containing protein 5-like isoform X2 encodes MPRYCAAVSCSNRSGQLSSDNQKLGFYPFPLQNKERLHKWIKNMKRDNWFPTKHQCICSDHFTADSFEWRWGIRYLKPHAIPTVFSFPNHQQKKQLCSRYIRSKNILPRRASEINLEIFGPAATEEITTSERLELSVPNAECDEQLQRNSEGNIAPSQSVGNPEQNFQDTSAEPFTMLKEFEMNQLLNDQQSIVTEVLQVEHSYCRQDTGKAQLWEKIFRLQKKLKKLQQQEQGTAAKLRRMENLIEQLKTENLTSEVKIKVGVKDSVTPH; translated from the exons ATGCCCAGATATTGTGCGGCCGTCAGCTGCTCTAATCGAAGTGGCCAGTTGTCATCCGATAATCAGAAGTTGGGTTTCTACCC GTTTCCACTCCAAAACAAGGAAAGACTTCACAAATGGATCAAAAATATGAAACGGGACAACTGGTTCCCTACTAAGCATCAATGCATATGTAGTGACCATTTTACTGCAGATTCATTTGAATGGCGCTGGGGTATCCGTTATTTGAAGCCGCATGCTATACCAACTGTTTTCTCATTTCCAAATCATCAACAG AAGAAGCAACTGTGTTCTCGATATATTCGTAGCAAAAATATTTTGCCTAGAAGAGCATCAGAAATAAATCTGGAAATTTTTGGTCCTGCTGCAACAGAAGAAATAACAACCAGTGAAAGATTAGAATTGTCAGTTCCTAATGCAGAGTGTGATGAGCAATTGCAAAGGAATTCAGAAGGTAACATTGCACCATCTCAGTCtgttggaaatccagaacaaaatttTCAAGACACATCAGCTGAGCCCTTCACAATGCTAAAAGAGTTTGAAATGAACCAATTGTTGAATGATCAACAGTCCATTGTCACTGAGGTCCTACAAGTTGAACATTCGTATTGTAGACAGGATACTGGCAAGGCCCAGCTTTGGGAAAAGATTTTCAGATTACAGAAGAAGTTAAAAAAACTGCAGCAACAAGAACAAGGGACTGCAGCAAAGCTGAGGAGAATGGAAAACCTGATTGAGCAGCTAAAAACAGAGAATCTTACTTCTGAAGTAAAAATAAAG gtgggtgtaaaagattctGTGACACCGCATTAG
- the LOC121292969 gene encoding THAP domain-containing protein 5-like isoform X1, producing MPRYCAAVSCSNRSGQLSSDNQKLGFYPFPLQNKERLHKWIKNMKRDNWFPTKHQCICSDHFTADSFEWRWGIRYLKPHAIPTVFSFPNHQQKKQLCSRYIRSKNILPRRASEINLEIFGPAATEEITTSERLELSVPNAECDEQLQRNSEGNIAPSQSVGNPEQNFQDTSAEPFTMLKEFEMNQLLNDQQSIVTEVLQVEHSYCRQDTGKAQLWEKIFRLQKKLKKLQQQEQGTAAKLRRMENLIEQLKTENLTSEVKIKVMENCFTAFELTVL from the exons ATGCCCAGATATTGTGCGGCCGTCAGCTGCTCTAATCGAAGTGGCCAGTTGTCATCCGATAATCAGAAGTTGGGTTTCTACCC GTTTCCACTCCAAAACAAGGAAAGACTTCACAAATGGATCAAAAATATGAAACGGGACAACTGGTTCCCTACTAAGCATCAATGCATATGTAGTGACCATTTTACTGCAGATTCATTTGAATGGCGCTGGGGTATCCGTTATTTGAAGCCGCATGCTATACCAACTGTTTTCTCATTTCCAAATCATCAACAG AAGAAGCAACTGTGTTCTCGATATATTCGTAGCAAAAATATTTTGCCTAGAAGAGCATCAGAAATAAATCTGGAAATTTTTGGTCCTGCTGCAACAGAAGAAATAACAACCAGTGAAAGATTAGAATTGTCAGTTCCTAATGCAGAGTGTGATGAGCAATTGCAAAGGAATTCAGAAGGTAACATTGCACCATCTCAGTCtgttggaaatccagaacaaaatttTCAAGACACATCAGCTGAGCCCTTCACAATGCTAAAAGAGTTTGAAATGAACCAATTGTTGAATGATCAACAGTCCATTGTCACTGAGGTCCTACAAGTTGAACATTCGTATTGTAGACAGGATACTGGCAAGGCCCAGCTTTGGGAAAAGATTTTCAGATTACAGAAGAAGTTAAAAAAACTGCAGCAACAAGAACAAGGGACTGCAGCAAAGCTGAGGAGAATGGAAAACCTGATTGAGCAGCTAAAAACAGAGAATCTTACTTCTGAAGTAAAAATAAAGGTTATGGAAAACTGTTTCACAGCATTTGAGTTAACTGTGTTATAA
- the LOC121292969 gene encoding THAP domain-containing protein 5-like isoform X3: MFIVEEPRFPLQNKERLHKWIKNMKRDNWFPTKHQCICSDHFTADSFEWRWGIRYLKPHAIPTVFSFPNHQQKKQLCSRYIRSKNILPRRASEINLEIFGPAATEEITTSERLELSVPNAECDEQLQRNSEGNIAPSQSVGNPEQNFQDTSAEPFTMLKEFEMNQLLNDQQSIVTEVLQVEHSYCRQDTGKAQLWEKIFRLQKKLKKLQQQEQGTAAKLRRMENLIEQLKTENLTSEVKIKVMENCFTAFELTVL; encoded by the exons ATGTTCATTGTCGAGGAACCTAG GTTTCCACTCCAAAACAAGGAAAGACTTCACAAATGGATCAAAAATATGAAACGGGACAACTGGTTCCCTACTAAGCATCAATGCATATGTAGTGACCATTTTACTGCAGATTCATTTGAATGGCGCTGGGGTATCCGTTATTTGAAGCCGCATGCTATACCAACTGTTTTCTCATTTCCAAATCATCAACAG AAGAAGCAACTGTGTTCTCGATATATTCGTAGCAAAAATATTTTGCCTAGAAGAGCATCAGAAATAAATCTGGAAATTTTTGGTCCTGCTGCAACAGAAGAAATAACAACCAGTGAAAGATTAGAATTGTCAGTTCCTAATGCAGAGTGTGATGAGCAATTGCAAAGGAATTCAGAAGGTAACATTGCACCATCTCAGTCtgttggaaatccagaacaaaatttTCAAGACACATCAGCTGAGCCCTTCACAATGCTAAAAGAGTTTGAAATGAACCAATTGTTGAATGATCAACAGTCCATTGTCACTGAGGTCCTACAAGTTGAACATTCGTATTGTAGACAGGATACTGGCAAGGCCCAGCTTTGGGAAAAGATTTTCAGATTACAGAAGAAGTTAAAAAAACTGCAGCAACAAGAACAAGGGACTGCAGCAAAGCTGAGGAGAATGGAAAACCTGATTGAGCAGCTAAAAACAGAGAATCTTACTTCTGAAGTAAAAATAAAGGTTATGGAAAACTGTTTCACAGCATTTGAGTTAACTGTGTTATAA
- the LOC121292969 gene encoding THAP domain-containing protein 5-like isoform X4 translates to MKRDNWFPTKHQCICSDHFTADSFEWRWGIRYLKPHAIPTVFSFPNHQQKKQLCSRYIRSKNILPRRASEINLEIFGPAATEEITTSERLELSVPNAECDEQLQRNSEGNIAPSQSVGNPEQNFQDTSAEPFTMLKEFEMNQLLNDQQSIVTEVLQVEHSYCRQDTGKAQLWEKIFRLQKKLKKLQQQEQGTAAKLRRMENLIEQLKTENLTSEVKIKVMENCFTAFELTVL, encoded by the exons ATGAAACGGGACAACTGGTTCCCTACTAAGCATCAATGCATATGTAGTGACCATTTTACTGCAGATTCATTTGAATGGCGCTGGGGTATCCGTTATTTGAAGCCGCATGCTATACCAACTGTTTTCTCATTTCCAAATCATCAACAG AAGAAGCAACTGTGTTCTCGATATATTCGTAGCAAAAATATTTTGCCTAGAAGAGCATCAGAAATAAATCTGGAAATTTTTGGTCCTGCTGCAACAGAAGAAATAACAACCAGTGAAAGATTAGAATTGTCAGTTCCTAATGCAGAGTGTGATGAGCAATTGCAAAGGAATTCAGAAGGTAACATTGCACCATCTCAGTCtgttggaaatccagaacaaaatttTCAAGACACATCAGCTGAGCCCTTCACAATGCTAAAAGAGTTTGAAATGAACCAATTGTTGAATGATCAACAGTCCATTGTCACTGAGGTCCTACAAGTTGAACATTCGTATTGTAGACAGGATACTGGCAAGGCCCAGCTTTGGGAAAAGATTTTCAGATTACAGAAGAAGTTAAAAAAACTGCAGCAACAAGAACAAGGGACTGCAGCAAAGCTGAGGAGAATGGAAAACCTGATTGAGCAGCTAAAAACAGAGAATCTTACTTCTGAAGTAAAAATAAAGGTTATGGAAAACTGTTTCACAGCATTTGAGTTAACTGTGTTATAA
- the LOC121292970 gene encoding dnaJ homolog subfamily B member 9-like isoform X1, which yields MLFKISIMAAAHSVFAFAVCFLMISEFILAKKDYYEILGVPKNSSDRQIKKAFHKLAMKYHPDKNKSPDAEAKFREIAEAYEVLSDEKKRKEYDHIGHQFFNAGSGGHHTRSFNFNFDDFLKDFDFDFGHRAHQKKHFDSHFRAHQEAHNAHRFSFGDRQFPFGGGLFDDVFEDMEKMFSFSSFGSTHKHTVRTEKFQSSGKQHCKTVTQRRGNMVTTYTDCSVP from the exons ATGTTGTTT AAAATCTCGATAATGGCAGCAGCacattctgtttttgcttttgctGTCTGTTTTCTAATGATATCTGAATTTATACTGGCAAAGAAGGATTATTATGAAATTTTGGGTGTGCCAAAAAATTCATCTGACCGTCAAATCAAGAAGGCGTTTCACAAGCTTGCAATGAAATACCATCCAGATAAAAATAAAAGTCCAGATGCAGAGGCAAAGTTCAGAGAAATTGCTGAAG CCTACGAAGTCCTTTCAGATGAGAAGAAAAGGAAAGAATATGATCACATAGGTCATCAGTTTTTCAATGCAGGCAGTGGTGGCCATCACACCCGTTCTTTCAATTTCAACTTTGATGACTTCCTTAAGGATTTTGACTTTGATTTTGGTCACAGAGCACATCAGAAGAAACATTTTGATAGTCATTTCAGGGCACACCAGGAGGCGCACAATGCACACAGATTTTCCTTTGGAGATAGACAATTTCCATTTGGAGGAGGGTTGTTTGATGATGTATTTGAAGACATGGAAAAGATGTTCTCATTCAGCAGTTTTggcagcacacacaaacacacagtgagaACTGAGAAGTTTCAAAGCTCCGGGAAGCAGCACTGTAAGACTGTTACACAGCGCAGAGGAAACATGGTAACTACATATACAGACTGTTCAGTGCCGTAA
- the LOC121292970 gene encoding dnaJ homolog subfamily B member 9-like isoform X2, whose product MAAAHSVFAFAVCFLMISEFILAKKDYYEILGVPKNSSDRQIKKAFHKLAMKYHPDKNKSPDAEAKFREIAEAYEVLSDEKKRKEYDHIGHQFFNAGSGGHHTRSFNFNFDDFLKDFDFDFGHRAHQKKHFDSHFRAHQEAHNAHRFSFGDRQFPFGGGLFDDVFEDMEKMFSFSSFGSTHKHTVRTEKFQSSGKQHCKTVTQRRGNMVTTYTDCSVP is encoded by the exons ATGGCAGCAGCacattctgtttttgcttttgctGTCTGTTTTCTAATGATATCTGAATTTATACTGGCAAAGAAGGATTATTATGAAATTTTGGGTGTGCCAAAAAATTCATCTGACCGTCAAATCAAGAAGGCGTTTCACAAGCTTGCAATGAAATACCATCCAGATAAAAATAAAAGTCCAGATGCAGAGGCAAAGTTCAGAGAAATTGCTGAAG CCTACGAAGTCCTTTCAGATGAGAAGAAAAGGAAAGAATATGATCACATAGGTCATCAGTTTTTCAATGCAGGCAGTGGTGGCCATCACACCCGTTCTTTCAATTTCAACTTTGATGACTTCCTTAAGGATTTTGACTTTGATTTTGGTCACAGAGCACATCAGAAGAAACATTTTGATAGTCATTTCAGGGCACACCAGGAGGCGCACAATGCACACAGATTTTCCTTTGGAGATAGACAATTTCCATTTGGAGGAGGGTTGTTTGATGATGTATTTGAAGACATGGAAAAGATGTTCTCATTCAGCAGTTTTggcagcacacacaaacacacagtgagaACTGAGAAGTTTCAAAGCTCCGGGAAGCAGCACTGTAAGACTGTTACACAGCGCAGAGGAAACATGGTAACTACATATACAGACTGTTCAGTGCCGTAA